In the Streptomyces formicae genome, one interval contains:
- a CDS encoding LAETG motif-containing sortase-dependent surface protein, translating into MKLRRAMAVTAATAAIVPIALLSAPAAFATGDTTTVSPTETATETAKPTETPKPTDKPTETPKPTDKPTETTKPTEKPTDKPTETAKPTEKPTEKPTDKPTAKPTEEPTEPPTDCPVDEDGEDVDSKLEMSINGLPGKIVAGSGWHQFELRAANPTDEELGEVQWIAAVDSDGADEKDWLSNYANLQYFDPETKSWESIDGDLDGGLAFGVTELGAKEKVDIKLRLKVSVKAPAGPGYAIGLGGYVDSEANCVRNSFDYYPLTILKAGSDNDDPGTAKPKPGKHLPTNVTKPQGGAKDLPVTGSLAETGSSSMLPTIGIAGGIAVVAGAGAVFVVRRRKADAAA; encoded by the coding sequence ATGAAGCTTCGTCGTGCCATGGCCGTCACGGCCGCAACGGCTGCCATAGTCCCGATCGCGCTCCTGTCGGCGCCCGCCGCGTTCGCGACCGGGGACACCACCACCGTGTCCCCGACCGAGACGGCCACGGAGACGGCCAAGCCGACCGAGACGCCCAAGCCGACCGACAAGCCGACGGAGACTCCCAAGCCGACGGACAAGCCGACCGAGACGACGAAGCCGACCGAGAAGCCGACGGACAAGCCCACCGAGACGGCCAAGCCCACCGAGAAGCCGACCGAGAAGCCCACGGACAAGCCCACGGCCAAGCCGACCGAGGAGCCCACCGAGCCGCCCACCGACTGCCCGGTGGACGAGGACGGCGAGGACGTCGACTCCAAGCTGGAGATGAGCATCAACGGCCTGCCCGGCAAGATCGTCGCGGGCAGCGGCTGGCACCAGTTCGAGCTGCGTGCCGCCAACCCCACCGACGAGGAGCTCGGCGAGGTCCAGTGGATCGCGGCCGTCGACAGCGACGGTGCGGACGAGAAGGACTGGCTGAGCAACTACGCCAACCTCCAGTACTTCGACCCGGAGACCAAGTCCTGGGAGTCGATCGACGGCGACCTGGACGGCGGCCTCGCCTTCGGCGTCACCGAGCTCGGCGCCAAGGAGAAGGTCGACATCAAGCTGCGCCTCAAGGTCAGCGTCAAGGCCCCGGCCGGACCCGGTTACGCGATCGGTCTCGGCGGTTACGTCGACTCCGAGGCGAACTGCGTGCGCAACTCGTTCGACTACTACCCGCTGACGATCCTCAAGGCCGGTAGCGACAACGACGACCCGGGCACGGCCAAGCCGAAGCCCGGCAAGCACCTGCCGACCAACGTCACGAAGCCGCAGGGCGGCGCCAAGGACCTCCCGGTCACCGGCAGCCTCGCCGAGACCGGCTCCAGCTCGATGCTGCCGACGATCGGCATCGCGGGCGGCATCGCCGTCGTCGCCGGTGCGGGCGCGGTGTTCGTCGTGCGTCGCCGCAAGGCCGACGCCGCCGCGTAA
- a CDS encoding chorismate mutase — MTATATTGTVATTAVTAVTAADKTGARTPEAADLIENARERIDTLDDRIIGLIQERMAVSAVIQEARITSGGRRVNLSREMEVLGHYRDSLGKPGTTLAMTLLELCRGQV, encoded by the coding sequence ATGACCGCCACCGCCACCACCGGCACCGTCGCAACCACCGCCGTCACCGCCGTCACCGCCGCGGACAAGACCGGCGCCCGCACCCCCGAGGCCGCGGACCTGATCGAGAACGCCCGTGAGCGGATCGACACGCTCGACGACCGCATCATCGGTCTCATCCAGGAACGGATGGCCGTCTCGGCCGTCATCCAGGAGGCCCGCATCACCTCCGGCGGCCGCCGCGTGAACCTCTCCCGCGAGATGGAGGTCCTCGGCCACTACAGGGACTCGCTCGGCAAGCCCGGCACGACGCTCGCGATGACGCTCCTCGAGCTGTGCCGGGGCCAGGTCTGA
- the guaA gene encoding glutamine-hydrolyzing GMP synthase gives MPSAPPAAAAPETVLVVDFGAQYAQLIARRVREARVYSEIVPSTMPVSEMLAKRPAAIILSGGPSSVYAENAPTVDRQLFEAGVPVFGMCYGFQLMATALGGTVDDNGAREYGRTPLSVSKPGSTLFEGTPAEQSVWMSHGDACSAAPEGFTVTASTDVVPVAAFEDDEKKLYGVQYHPEVMHSTHGQQVLEHFLYRGAGIKPNWTTGNVIDEQVAAIRERVGTKRAICGLSGGVDSAVAAALVQKAIGSQLTCVYVDHGLMRKGETEQVEKDFVAATGANLKVVDASERFLDALAGVSDPETKRKIIGREFIRVFEQAQLEILQEDGPEVAFLVQGTLYPDVVESGGGTGTANIKSHHNVGGLPDDIEFELIEPLRQLFKDEVRMVGSELGLPDEIVQRQPFPGPGLGIRIVGEVTKDRLDLLREADAIAREELTAAGLDREIWQCPVVLLADVRSVGVQGDGRTYGHPIVLRPVSSEDAMTADWTRMPYEVLAKISTRITNEVADVNRVVLDVTSKPPGTIEWE, from the coding sequence GTGCCATCAGCGCCCCCCGCTGCCGCCGCTCCCGAGACCGTCCTGGTCGTCGACTTCGGAGCGCAGTACGCCCAGCTCATCGCCCGCCGCGTCCGTGAGGCCCGGGTCTACAGCGAGATCGTGCCGAGCACGATGCCGGTCTCCGAGATGCTCGCCAAGAGGCCCGCGGCGATCATCCTCTCCGGCGGCCCCTCGTCGGTGTACGCGGAGAACGCGCCCACCGTCGACCGTCAGCTCTTCGAGGCCGGTGTCCCCGTCTTCGGCATGTGCTACGGCTTCCAGCTGATGGCGACCGCCCTCGGCGGCACCGTCGACGACAACGGCGCCCGTGAGTACGGCCGCACGCCGCTGTCCGTCTCCAAGCCCGGATCCACCCTCTTCGAGGGCACCCCGGCCGAGCAGTCCGTGTGGATGTCGCACGGCGACGCGTGCAGCGCGGCGCCCGAGGGCTTCACCGTCACCGCGTCCACGGACGTCGTGCCGGTCGCGGCCTTCGAGGACGACGAGAAGAAGCTGTACGGCGTGCAGTACCACCCCGAGGTGATGCACTCCACGCACGGCCAGCAGGTCCTGGAGCACTTCCTCTACCGCGGCGCGGGCATCAAGCCGAACTGGACGACCGGCAACGTCATCGACGAGCAGGTCGCCGCGATCCGCGAGCGGGTCGGCACCAAGCGCGCCATCTGCGGCCTGTCCGGCGGCGTGGACTCCGCCGTCGCCGCCGCCCTCGTACAGAAGGCCATCGGCTCGCAGCTGACCTGCGTCTACGTCGACCACGGCCTGATGCGCAAGGGCGAGACCGAGCAGGTCGAGAAGGACTTCGTCGCCGCCACCGGCGCGAACCTGAAGGTCGTCGACGCGAGCGAGCGCTTCCTCGACGCGCTGGCCGGGGTCTCCGACCCGGAGACCAAGCGCAAGATCATCGGTCGTGAGTTCATCCGCGTCTTCGAGCAGGCGCAGCTGGAGATCCTCCAGGAGGACGGCCCCGAGGTCGCCTTCCTCGTGCAGGGCACGCTCTACCCGGACGTCGTCGAGTCCGGCGGCGGCACCGGCACGGCGAACATCAAGTCGCACCACAACGTCGGCGGTCTGCCCGACGACATCGAGTTCGAGCTCATCGAGCCGCTGCGCCAGCTGTTCAAGGACGAGGTCCGGATGGTCGGCTCCGAGCTCGGCCTGCCGGACGAGATCGTCCAGCGCCAGCCGTTCCCCGGCCCCGGCCTCGGCATCCGCATCGTCGGCGAGGTCACCAAGGACCGTCTCGACCTGCTGCGCGAGGCCGACGCCATCGCCCGCGAGGAGCTGACGGCGGCCGGTCTCGACCGGGAGATCTGGCAGTGCCCGGTCGTGCTGCTCGCGGACGTCCGCAGCGTCGGCGTCCAGGGCGACGGCCGCACGTACGGCCACCCGATCGTGCTGCGTCCCGTCTCCTCCGAGGACGCGATGACGGCCGACTGGACGCGCATGCCGTACGAGGTCCTCGCGAAGATCTCGACGCGCATCACCAACGAGGTCGCCGACGTGAACCGCGTCGTCCTCGACGTGACGAGCAAGCCGCCGGGGACCATCGAGTGGGAGTGA